From the Ictalurus furcatus strain D&B chromosome 19, Billie_1.0, whole genome shotgun sequence genome, one window contains:
- the si:dkey-159a18.1 gene encoding sortilin: MLDHCGSVCAVRLDDLVMIWRLAAVALTGSLVLVDAGVLCEKRDRRTLTFSRSLPEEFSAFRTKRSLQSNFVECTTPVSPREHTALESNTYETVFHGDDGSSFILAWVGDGTGVILVLSTVTAPLESIYERGSMRLYRSEDYGKSFHDISYTINSSFIRKDFGISVGPGNSQQVILTAELPIASVPGGLIFTSTDSGKTFRSVQLPFHPAQPISFHHHNPDCLLVISTKGSLWLSQNFGSSWSKIHDGVYSFTWGPGDTLFFSYSPKDTAEADRRGDLFLRRTQDLGRTFTTIAQNIFSFGYIGGFLFTSVMERPGSPRAIYVSSDRGDRFTKAVLPSATSDQFYSVLDGDEDMIFMHVDSPGDETYFGTVYTSDDRGILYSKSLERHLFGGERKSDFTNVTSLRGAYLTNVLEEDGRICTVITFNNGGKWWPVKKPKNVECEGSVKRCNLHIHGEHSHYSGISPMLPLSHPSAVGLIIAHGSVGDSISVSKPDVYVSSDGGYNWIRALRGPHQYGILDSGGLIVAVEVRRDRQANAIKFSTDEGQCWKAYNFTEHPIFFAGIAAEPGAKTLNISVFGYRPDDDDQPTWVAVTIDFEQLLTRECGEQDYIEWLAHSDEGEQDTETGGCVLGYKETFQRLRKTSVCRKGRNYVVSKHQRSCPCSREDYMCDYGYYQHENSSECVKQPAFTNQTLENCFSGEVEELQTTGYRKLPSDKCEGGFSPPRQMDVAKMHCGNTSQPSPTSHQPNRLGVWLLIVISVSVGAVALTIVTAVIITVQRMNYRQRLTSFQFSALQLHEDELCAAFASTPSSNQALYQEESDDVVFNSMNAVVPESHTDLKC; the protein is encoded by the exons ATGCTGGATCACTGTGGATCAGTGTGCGCTGTGCGTCTAGATGACCTAGTGATGATCTGGAGACTGGCTGCTGTAGCTCTTACAGGTTCACTGGTGCTTGTAGATGCAGGGGTGCTGTGTGAAAAGCGTGACCGGAGAACACTGACTTTCTCCAGGTCTCTTCCAGAGGAGTTCAGCGCTTTTCGGACCAAACGGTCGCTCCAGTCCAACTTCGTAGAATGTACGACTCCCGTGAGTCCCAgagagcacacagccctggagAGCAACACGTacgag ACTGTCTTCCACGGAGATGACGGATCTAGTTTTATTCTAGCATGGGTAGGCGATGGAACTGGG GTTATTCTGGTTTTATCCACAGTTACCGCACCACTGGAATCCATTTATGAGCGTGGCTCCATGCGACTGTACAGGAG TGAAGATTATGGGAAATCCTTTCATGACATCTCGTATACCATCAACAGTTCCTTCATAAGAAAGGACTTTGGGATATCTGTTGGACCGGGGAATTCACAGCAG GTGATTTTGACAGCTGAGCTACCCATTGCCAGTGTCCCAGGAGGACTTATATTTACCTCCACAGACTCAGGAAAGACTTTCAGATCAGTACAGCTGCCATTCCACCCAGCTCAGCCCATTTCCTTCCATCACCACAACCCAGACTGCCTCTTGGTCATCAGCACCAAG GGCAGTCTATGGCTCTCACAGAACTTCGGGAGCAGCTGGTCTAAAATCCATGACGGAGTTTACTCTTTTACATG GGGACCTGGCGACACTCTTTTTTTCAGTTATAGCCCTaaagacacag CGGAGGCCGACAGGCGAGGAGACCTTTTCCTGAGACGCACGCAGGACCTGGGCCGAACCTTCACCACCATCGCTCAGAATATTTTCTCGTTTGGCTACATTGGAGGCTTCCTCTTCACCTCCGTCATGGAGAGACCG ggTTCTCCTCGGGCTATTTACGTGTCTTCGGACCGTGGCGATCGATTCACCAAAGCCGTACTCCCATCAGCCACCTCAGATCAG TTCTACTCCGTTCTGGATGGTGATGAAGATATGATCTTCATGCACGTGGATAGCCCTGGAG ATGAGACGTATTTTGGGACAGTGTACACGTCTGATGACCGCGGCATCCTGTACTCCAAGTCTCTTGAACGCCATCTGTTCGGTGGCGAAAGGAAGAGCGACTTTACAAATGTGACGTCATTGCGAGGAGCATATCTCACCAATGTTTTGGAGGAGG ATGGACGGATTTGCACAGTCATCACATTCAATAACGGTGGAAAATGGTGGCCAGTAAAAAAGCCGAAAAACGTGGAATGCGAAGGAAGCGTTAAAAGG TGTAACTTGCACATTCATGGAGAGCACAGCCACTACAGCGGCATTTCTCCCATGCTGCCTCTGTCTCATCCTTCTGCTGTTGGTCTGATCATTGCTCATG GCAGTGTCGGGGACTCCATTTCTGTGTCTAAGCCGGACGTGTACGTGTCCTCGGATGGAGGGTACAACTGGATACGTGCGCTGAGAGGACCTCACCAGTATGGCATACTGGATTCAGGAGGCCTGATTGTGGCTGTGGAGGTTCGCAGAGATCGACAGGCTAATGCGATAAA attcTCCACAGATGAGGGTCAATGTTGGAAGGCTTATAATTTCACAGAGCATCCCATCTTCTTCGCTGGCATTGCAGCTGAGCCTGGTGCCAAGACTCTGAACATCAGTGTGTTCGGTTACCGGCCTGATGATGACGATCAGCCCACGTGGGTGGCAGTGACTATAGACTTTGAGCAGCTTCTAACCAGAGAAT GTGGTGAACAGGACTACATCGAGTGGTTGGCCCACTCTGATGAAGGAGAACAAGATACAGAGACAGGTGGATGTGTCTTAGGCTACAAGGAAACTTTTCAGAGGCTGAGGAAGACGTCAGTCTGCAGAAAGGGGCGCAACTACGTGGTCAGTAAGCACCAGAGATCGTGTCCCTGCTCCAGAGAGGATTACATGTG TGATTATGGTTATTACCAACATGAAAACAGCTCTGAATGTGTGAAACAGCCTGCGTTCACAAACCAAACACTGGAGAACTGTTTCAGTGGGGAGGTAGAGGAGCTCCAGACAACAGG GTATCGAAAGCTTCCCAGTGATAAATGTGAGGGTGGCTTTAGCCCCCCACGTCAGATGGATGTCGCCAAAATGCATTGTGGGAATACCAGCCAGCCTTCCCCTACCAGCCATCAGCCTAATAGACTA GGGGTGTGGTTGCTGATTGTGATAAGTGTCAGTGTGGGGGCTGTAGCTCTGACTATCGTTACCGCAGTTATCATAACAGTCCAGAGGATGAACTACAGGCAAAG GTTGACATCTTTCCAATTCTCAGCTCTTCAGCTGCATGAGGATGAACTGTGTGCTGCCTTTGCAAGCACTCCAAGCAGTAACCAAGCTCTCTACCAAGAAGAATCGGATGAT GTtgttttcaacagcatgaacgCCGTTGTTCCTGAATCTCACACAGATCTGAAATGCTGA